A single Bacillus sp. HMF5848 DNA region contains:
- a CDS encoding winged helix-turn-helix domain-containing protein, which yields MNNELVNWKKREGVIKESVWLVQGIKLYRNLLAKEPDNIEYKMKLANLMTRSGSDEKLRYMNLNNAAYMFKEVLELFPHHAEALYRLGHICYENKDYNDSIEFFSKAVEQTLEETKLFRSYATMSKAYYYLKEEGWAKNYLHKAIEADKGKNFTNEINEVESLVTQNGHYTMMVRYADGVTHLITAKAAESLKDEDVNEVATLDVRPYHSSFSGPIDTVSLERKEAEILAYLVERDYKVVSIDELFNIWEIDEEPEVNTIKSHISKIRGKVRKCLPESKDKIITNKRGVGYRWICPIPVNITKTL from the coding sequence TTGAACAATGAATTAGTAAATTGGAAAAAACGTGAGGGTGTAATAAAAGAATCTGTGTGGCTAGTTCAAGGCATTAAATTGTATCGAAACTTATTGGCTAAGGAACCCGATAACATTGAATATAAAATGAAACTTGCTAACTTAATGACTCGTAGTGGTAGTGATGAAAAGCTGAGATACATGAATTTAAATAATGCTGCATATATGTTTAAAGAAGTATTAGAGCTTTTCCCTCATCATGCAGAGGCGTTGTATCGTTTAGGACATATTTGCTATGAAAATAAAGATTATAACGACAGTATAGAATTTTTTTCAAAAGCTGTTGAACAGACTTTAGAGGAAACGAAACTATTCCGTTCCTATGCCACTATGTCTAAAGCTTACTATTATCTAAAAGAAGAAGGATGGGCAAAAAACTACTTACATAAAGCTATTGAGGCCGACAAAGGGAAAAATTTCACTAATGAAATCAATGAGGTGGAAAGCCTGGTTACTCAAAATGGACATTATACGATGATGGTTCGATATGCAGATGGGGTGACGCATTTGATAACGGCCAAGGCCGCAGAATCTTTGAAGGATGAGGATGTTAATGAAGTAGCTACTCTGGACGTACGACCTTATCATTCTAGCTTTTCTGGTCCGATAGATACAGTGAGTCTAGAAAGAAAAGAAGCAGAAATATTAGCTTACTTAGTAGAAAGAGATTATAAAGTTGTAAGCATAGATGAGCTTTTTAACATATGGGAAATTGACGAGGAACCTGAAGTTAATACAATTAAATCACATATATCAAAGATTAGAGGAAAGGTAAGGAAGTGCCTACCAGAAAGTAAAGACAAGATAATCACAAATAAAAGAGGAGTGGGCTACCGTTGGATATGCCCCATTCCTGTTAATATAACAAAAACACTGTAA
- a CDS encoding gamma-glutamylcyclotransferase: MMMKVFVYGTLRKGEGNARLLDGATCLAEQCWTDGALFDTGYGYPAMKQSQLDRVYGELYAVSDADLKRLDHLEGYIPGGTNNLYERIEQTVYTDKGSFTAFVYVASNSSLVKKHILSGDWKLYQFENSHSKIVYFAYGSCMDDVRFKKQNVHHYFQNVIGSGKLHGYTLRFTRKALDGGRADIVEEGGVVEGKLYDITADALDYLYGREGVKAGCYRPAFIEVEYNGLLLKNVLTFTVVDKEAETAPPDHYMQEIIRGGTGYVSEQYLMVLQTYVKETLMTNQGGR, from the coding sequence ATGATGATGAAAGTATTTGTATACGGCACGTTACGTAAAGGTGAGGGGAATGCCCGGCTTCTTGATGGTGCTACATGTTTAGCGGAGCAGTGCTGGACAGATGGCGCACTGTTCGATACAGGATACGGCTACCCAGCTATGAAACAGAGCCAACTTGATCGCGTGTATGGTGAGCTTTACGCTGTTAGTGATGCCGATTTAAAAAGGCTAGACCACTTAGAAGGATATATACCTGGTGGCACTAACAACCTGTATGAACGAATCGAACAAACAGTTTATACAGACAAAGGGTCTTTTACTGCTTTTGTCTATGTAGCTAGTAACAGTAGTTTAGTAAAAAAACATATTCTGAGTGGGGATTGGAAGCTGTATCAATTCGAAAATTCCCATTCAAAGATTGTATATTTCGCATACGGCAGCTGCATGGATGATGTTCGCTTTAAAAAGCAAAACGTTCATCATTATTTTCAAAATGTAATCGGGTCCGGTAAATTACATGGATACACATTACGGTTTACGAGAAAAGCACTTGATGGAGGGCGTGCTGATATTGTCGAGGAAGGCGGCGTTGTAGAAGGAAAACTATATGACATCACTGCCGATGCACTGGACTATTTATATGGACGCGAAGGTGTCAAGGCCGGTTGCTACCGACCAGCGTTTATAGAAGTAGAATATAACGGATTATTATTAAAAAATGTACTGACTTTTACAGTCGTTGATAAAGAGGCAGAAACGGCGCCGCCAGACCATTACATGCAGGAGATCATTCGTGGTGGCACGGGTTATGTGAGTGAACAATATCTTATGGTGCTTCAAACCTATGTTAAGGAAACTTTAATGACCAACCAAGGAGGTAGATAA
- a CDS encoding retropepsin-like aspartic protease — MKIFYDGQLLTTSLTVVYQGKALTIDDVIIDTGSSHTVICPDILEEIGVLYENGDKIYEAYGIGGSVPFYTKVMDEIKIDTFSIKDFELDVGMLPKEHKGLLGLDILKEHGFIIDMHNLTIRQNEEKG; from the coding sequence ATGAAAATCTTTTATGATGGACAACTACTTACAACATCTTTAACTGTTGTTTATCAAGGTAAAGCATTGACAATTGATGATGTGATTATTGATACTGGTTCATCTCACACTGTCATTTGCCCAGATATTTTAGAAGAAATTGGTGTCCTCTATGAAAACGGCGACAAAATATATGAAGCTTATGGTATTGGAGGAAGTGTCCCATTTTATACGAAGGTAATGGACGAAATTAAGATTGACACATTTTCTATTAAAGACTTTGAATTAGATGTTGGTATGTTACCTAAGGAACATAAAGGATTATTAGGTCTAGATATCCTTAAAGAACATGGGTTCATAATTGATATGCATAATTTAACTATCCGTCAAAACGAAGAAAAGGGTTAG
- a CDS encoding class I SAM-dependent methyltransferase codes for MEKFFGFAKSLIEKGIAVEECSYGENNLYDVNITDTSDFFFYTQLAKEKNGKVLDIGCGTGRILKNLFESGYKDLVGMDISKDMLLMAQEKLGDDGLTPKLVVGDMRDFSLNEVFSLIIIPNCSMIYIYNDEDRKKVFHSVFKHLDVGGVFAFDFDAEVVPQGETRPWISSQAIHPKTGEVVLSTVQIKGIHQNLRLMNMINYRYISAQDAKISVNTSFEATCDPDKMKDLLENEGFTLRGFYSDYNFSPYTGGDLCVVVAEK; via the coding sequence ATGGAGAAGTTTTTTGGTTTCGCTAAAAGTTTGATAGAAAAAGGCATAGCTGTTGAAGAATGCTCTTATGGAGAGAACAATTTATATGATGTTAATATTACAGATACATCTGACTTCTTTTTCTATACTCAATTGGCAAAAGAAAAAAATGGAAAAGTGTTAGATATTGGGTGTGGTACCGGAAGAATTTTAAAGAACTTGTTTGAAAGTGGCTATAAGGATTTAGTAGGGATGGATATATCTAAGGATATGTTACTTATGGCACAAGAAAAGTTAGGAGATGATGGTCTTACTCCAAAATTAGTTGTAGGTGATATGCGAGATTTTTCCTTAAATGAAGTATTTTCACTAATAATAATACCAAATTGTTCTATGATATATATTTATAATGATGAAGATCGGAAAAAGGTTTTTCACTCTGTATTTAAGCACCTAGATGTTGGAGGAGTTTTTGCTTTTGATTTTGATGCTGAAGTGGTGCCTCAAGGGGAAACAAGACCTTGGATATCCTCACAAGCAATTCATCCCAAAACAGGTGAAGTGGTTTTATCCACGGTACAGATAAAAGGTATCCATCAAAATCTACGGTTAATGAACATGATTAATTACAGGTATATATCAGCACAAGATGCAAAGATTTCAGTAAATACTTCTTTTGAAGCTACGTGTGACCCTGATAAAATGAAGGACCTATTGGAAAATGAAGGATTTACGTTAAGGGGATTTTACAGTGACTATAATTTTTCCCCATATACTGGTGGAGATTTATGTGTGGTTGTCGCTGAAAAATAA